Proteins co-encoded in one Paraburkholderia edwinii genomic window:
- the oxc gene encoding oxalyl-CoA decarboxylase: MSTVEISRPDATTAQGSDQAATTDGFHLVIDALKLNDIDTIFGLVGIPITDLARLAQAEGMRFIGFRHEQNAGNAAAIHGYMTQKPGICLTVSAPGFLNGLTALANATTNCFPMILISGSSEREIVDLQQGDYEEMDQLNAAKPYAKAAYRVLHAEDIGVGVARAIRAAVSGRPGGVYLDLPAKLLAQTIDAVKAKQSLIKVVDAAPRQLPAPDSVKRALDVIKGAKRPLILLGKGAAYAQADKQIRELVEKSGIPYLPMSMAKGLLPDTHAQSASAARSFVLQEADCVVLIGARLNWLLAHGKGKTWGAAPKRFVQIDIAPTEIDSNVAIEAPLIGDIGSCVSELVAGMGASFPQPPSEWIAAVTQKKNTNLEKMAATLAKNPSPMSFHSALRAIRDVLKTRPDINVVNEGANTLDYARAVIDMYEPRRRFDSGTWGIMGIGMGFAIGAAVTSGTQVVAIEGDSAFGFSGMELETICRYDLPVCTIVFNNNGVYKGTDVNPTGGKDVAPTVFVKGARYDKMIEAFGGVGFNATTPEELTKALQEAIKSGKPTLINAVIDEAAGTESGRLTNLNPQSGVKK, from the coding sequence ATGTCTACTGTTGAAATTTCGCGCCCTGACGCTACGACCGCGCAGGGGAGCGACCAAGCCGCCACGACCGACGGCTTCCACCTCGTCATCGATGCACTGAAGCTGAACGACATCGATACGATTTTCGGTCTCGTCGGCATTCCGATCACCGACCTCGCACGTCTCGCGCAGGCTGAAGGAATGCGCTTTATCGGCTTCCGTCACGAGCAGAACGCGGGCAACGCGGCCGCGATTCACGGCTATATGACGCAAAAGCCGGGCATCTGCCTGACGGTGTCGGCGCCGGGCTTCCTGAACGGCCTGACCGCGCTCGCGAACGCGACCACCAACTGCTTCCCGATGATCCTGATCAGCGGCTCGAGCGAGCGCGAGATCGTCGACCTGCAGCAGGGCGATTACGAAGAGATGGATCAGCTCAACGCGGCAAAGCCGTACGCGAAGGCCGCGTACCGCGTGCTGCACGCCGAAGACATCGGCGTTGGCGTGGCGCGCGCGATTCGCGCAGCCGTGTCGGGCCGTCCGGGCGGCGTCTATCTGGACCTGCCGGCCAAGCTGCTGGCCCAAACCATCGACGCCGTGAAGGCGAAGCAGTCGCTCATCAAGGTCGTCGACGCGGCGCCGCGCCAGTTGCCGGCTCCGGATTCGGTCAAGCGCGCGCTTGACGTGATCAAGGGCGCCAAGCGCCCGCTGATTCTGCTCGGCAAGGGCGCCGCCTACGCGCAGGCCGACAAGCAGATTCGCGAACTGGTTGAAAAGAGCGGCATTCCGTATCTGCCGATGTCGATGGCCAAGGGCCTGCTGCCCGACACGCACGCGCAATCGGCGTCCGCCGCGCGCTCGTTTGTGCTGCAGGAAGCGGACTGCGTCGTGCTGATCGGCGCGCGTCTGAACTGGCTGCTCGCGCATGGCAAGGGCAAGACCTGGGGCGCCGCGCCGAAGCGTTTCGTGCAGATCGATATCGCACCGACGGAAATCGACAGCAACGTCGCGATCGAAGCACCGCTGATCGGCGACATCGGCTCGTGCGTGTCCGAACTCGTGGCCGGCATGGGCGCGAGCTTCCCGCAGCCGCCGTCGGAGTGGATCGCCGCTGTCACGCAGAAGAAGAACACGAACCTCGAAAAGATGGCCGCGACGCTCGCCAAGAACCCGTCGCCGATGAGCTTCCACAGCGCGCTGCGCGCGATCCGCGACGTGCTGAAGACGCGTCCCGACATCAACGTCGTCAACGAAGGCGCGAACACGCTCGACTACGCGCGCGCCGTGATCGACATGTACGAACCGCGCCGCCGCTTCGACTCCGGCACGTGGGGGATCATGGGCATCGGCATGGGCTTCGCGATTGGCGCCGCGGTGACGAGCGGCACGCAAGTGGTCGCGATCGAAGGCGATAGCGCATTCGGCTTCAGCGGTATGGAACTCGAAACGATCTGCCGTTACGACCTGCCGGTCTGCACGATCGTGTTCAACAACAACGGCGTCTACAAGGGCACCGACGTGAACCCGACCGGCGGCAAGGACGTCGCGCCGACCGTGTTCGTGAAGGGCGCGCGTTACGACAAGATGATCGAAGCATTCGGCGGTGTCGGCTTCAACGCGACGACGCCGGAAGAATTGACCAAGGCGCTGCAGGAAGCGATCAAGTCGGGCAAGCCCACCTTGATCAATGCAGTTATCGACGAAGCGGCCGGTACTGAAAGCGGCCGATTGACCAACCTCAACCCGCAAAGCGGCGTGAAGAAGTAA
- a CDS encoding GntR family transcriptional regulator, with amino-acid sequence MDDATLTIPASPASSEARAAPFALSLQPLNPGASLRDLAYAKLRQAIAEADIYGSREPIRLDERTITEALGVSRTPIREAMTLLEQEGFLRAVPRRGVFIRRKTRREIVEMIQMWAALESMAARLATLKATDDEIADLRRLFDRFHDERQAPARHIDEYSEANITFHEALVKLSKSHSIAHTIRNVFAHVRAIRRLTISQSDRASRSITEHMHIIEALEARDTEGAERFARQHSLELATYVSAHCDFLE; translated from the coding sequence ATGGACGACGCGACATTGACGATACCGGCGTCGCCGGCCTCTTCGGAGGCGCGTGCGGCGCCTTTTGCGCTCTCGCTGCAGCCGCTCAATCCGGGCGCGTCACTGCGCGATCTCGCGTACGCGAAGCTGCGCCAGGCGATCGCGGAGGCCGACATTTACGGCTCGCGCGAACCGATCCGGCTCGACGAACGCACGATCACCGAGGCGCTCGGTGTGAGCCGCACGCCGATTCGCGAGGCGATGACGCTGCTCGAACAGGAAGGCTTTTTGCGCGCGGTGCCGCGGCGCGGCGTGTTTATCCGGCGCAAGACGCGCCGCGAGATCGTCGAGATGATCCAGATGTGGGCGGCGCTCGAAAGCATGGCCGCGCGCCTCGCGACGCTGAAGGCCACCGACGACGAGATCGCAGACCTAAGACGCCTGTTCGACCGCTTCCACGACGAGCGGCAGGCGCCGGCGCGCCATATCGACGAGTACTCGGAGGCGAACATCACGTTTCACGAGGCGCTCGTCAAGCTGTCGAAGTCGCATTCGATCGCGCACACGATCCGCAACGTGTTCGCGCATGTGCGGGCGATCCGCAGGTTGACGATCTCGCAGAGCGACCGCGCATCGCGTTCGATCACCGAACACATGCACATCATCGAGGCGCTCGAGGCGCGCGACACCGAAGGCGCGGAGCGGTTCGCGCGGCAACACTCGCTCGAACTCGCAACCTACGTGAGCGCGCATTGCGACTTTCTGGAGTGA
- the oxlT gene encoding oxalate/formate MFS antiporter, which translates to MQLAIGVICMGLVANLQYAWTLFVEPMNAAHHWGLASIQTAFSIFIVTETWLVPIEGYLVDRFGPRPVVIGGGICAGLGWILDAYAPNLGVLYLAAVISGVGAGCVYGTCVGNALKWFPDRRGLAAGLTAMGFGAGAALTVIPIASMIARSGYQHALIFFGCLQGGVILLLATMLVRPKPPEFARNVKRIVATKIDYTTGQMVRAPVFWVLYAMFVCVATGGIIATAQIGPIAKEYGFAATPISFFAATLPLLTLTLSINNVCNGFTRPICGAISDRIGRENTMFITFLGEGLALLGLMHFGHNPYLFMAFSGMIFVFYGDIFSNFPATCADTFGAKYAAGNAGTLYTAKGTAALLVPIASVLSEHGGWNTVFIFCACIAIAGSVSAKFLLAPMRARWIENSAKESEQLAYANAAGARNAYRPTPLGSNE; encoded by the coding sequence ATGCAACTCGCGATCGGCGTTATCTGCATGGGCCTCGTCGCGAATCTTCAATACGCCTGGACCCTCTTCGTCGAGCCGATGAATGCAGCGCATCATTGGGGTCTCGCATCCATTCAAACAGCTTTCTCCATTTTTATCGTTACCGAGACGTGGCTGGTGCCGATTGAAGGCTACCTCGTCGATCGCTTCGGTCCACGTCCGGTCGTGATCGGCGGCGGGATTTGCGCGGGACTCGGCTGGATACTCGACGCGTACGCGCCGAATCTTGGCGTGCTCTATCTCGCCGCAGTGATTTCCGGCGTCGGCGCGGGTTGCGTGTACGGCACCTGTGTCGGCAATGCGCTCAAGTGGTTTCCGGACCGGCGCGGTCTCGCCGCTGGCCTGACCGCAATGGGCTTCGGCGCGGGCGCTGCGCTGACGGTGATTCCGATCGCGTCGATGATCGCGCGCTCGGGCTATCAGCATGCGCTGATCTTCTTCGGCTGCCTGCAGGGCGGTGTGATCCTGCTGCTCGCGACCATGCTCGTGCGCCCGAAGCCGCCCGAGTTCGCGCGCAACGTCAAACGCATCGTCGCCACGAAGATCGACTATACGACGGGCCAAATGGTCCGTGCGCCGGTGTTCTGGGTGCTGTACGCGATGTTCGTCTGCGTCGCGACGGGCGGCATCATCGCCACCGCGCAGATCGGCCCGATCGCCAAGGAGTACGGCTTTGCCGCGACGCCGATCTCGTTCTTCGCCGCGACCTTGCCGCTGCTCACGCTGACGCTGTCGATCAACAACGTCTGCAATGGCTTCACGCGGCCGATTTGCGGCGCGATCTCCGATCGCATCGGCCGCGAGAACACGATGTTCATCACGTTCCTCGGTGAAGGGCTCGCGCTGCTCGGGCTCATGCACTTCGGTCACAACCCGTATCTGTTCATGGCGTTCTCCGGGATGATCTTCGTGTTCTACGGCGACATCTTCTCGAACTTCCCGGCGACCTGCGCGGACACGTTCGGCGCGAAATACGCCGCCGGTAACGCGGGCACGCTGTACACGGCGAAGGGCACCGCCGCGTTGCTCGTGCCGATCGCGTCGGTGTTGTCCGAGCATGGCGGCTGGAACACGGTGTTCATCTTCTGCGCGTGCATCGCGATCGCGGGCAGCGTGTCGGCGAAATTCCTGCTCGCGCCGATGCGGGCACGGTGGATCGAGAATTCGGCGAAAGAGAGCGAGCAACTCGCGTATGCCAATGCGGCCGGCGCGCGCAACGCTTATCGGCCAACGCCGCTCGGGTCCAACGAGTAA
- a CDS encoding ABC transporter ATP-binding protein: protein MASLALRNISKRYDDNEVMRNINLDIADGEFVVFVGPSGCGKSTLMRMIAGLEDISSGDLSIDGTRMNEVPPAKRGIAMVFQSYALYPHMTLYDNMAFGLKLAGAKKPEIDQAVRNAAKILHIDHLLERKPKQLSGGQRQRVAIGRAITRKPKVFLFDEPLSNLDAALRVKMRLEFARLHDELKTTMIYVTHDQVEAMTLADKIVVLSAGNLEQVGTPNTLYHAPANRFVAGFIGSPKMNFMDGIVQSVTPDGVLVRYETGETQRVAVEPGSAKEGDKVTVGIRPEHTHVDSTEFGVSANVMTVESLGDAAYLYAECGVAPEGLIARIPPLERHAKGTKIKLGAEPDHCHLFDANGLAFRRRIAQELAA, encoded by the coding sequence ATGGCTAGCCTGGCATTGCGCAATATCAGCAAGCGCTACGACGACAACGAAGTGATGCGCAACATCAACCTCGACATCGCGGATGGCGAGTTTGTCGTGTTCGTCGGTCCGAGCGGCTGCGGGAAGTCGACGCTGATGCGGATGATCGCGGGCCTCGAGGACATCAGCAGCGGCGATCTGAGCATCGACGGCACGCGCATGAACGAGGTGCCGCCGGCGAAGCGCGGCATCGCGATGGTGTTCCAGTCCTATGCGCTGTATCCGCATATGACGCTCTACGACAACATGGCGTTCGGCCTCAAGCTTGCGGGCGCGAAAAAGCCCGAAATCGATCAGGCCGTGCGCAATGCGGCGAAGATCCTGCATATCGACCACCTGCTCGAGCGCAAGCCGAAGCAGCTGTCGGGCGGGCAGCGCCAGCGCGTCGCGATCGGCCGCGCGATCACGCGCAAGCCGAAGGTGTTTCTGTTCGACGAGCCGCTGTCGAACCTCGATGCGGCGCTGCGCGTGAAAATGCGCCTCGAATTTGCGCGGCTGCACGACGAACTGAAGACGACGATGATCTACGTGACGCACGATCAGGTCGAGGCGATGACGCTCGCCGACAAGATCGTCGTGCTGTCGGCCGGCAATCTCGAACAGGTTGGCACGCCTAACACGCTGTATCACGCGCCGGCGAACCGCTTTGTCGCGGGCTTTATCGGCTCGCCGAAGATGAACTTCATGGACGGCATCGTGCAGTCGGTCACGCCCGACGGCGTGCTGGTGCGCTATGAAACGGGCGAGACCCAACGCGTCGCGGTCGAACCGGGCAGCGCGAAGGAAGGCGACAAGGTGACGGTCGGAATCCGGCCCGAGCATACGCATGTCGATTCGACCGAGTTCGGTGTATCGGCGAACGTGATGACGGTCGAGTCGCTCGGCGATGCCGCCTATCTGTACGCGGAGTGCGGCGTCGCGCCCGAAGGGCTGATCGCGCGGATTCCGCCGCTCGAGCGGCACGCGAAGGGCACGAAGATCAAGCTCGGCGCGGAGCCGGACCATTGTCACCTGTTCGATGCTAATGGGCTCGCGTTCCGCCGAAGGATCGCGCAGGAACTGGCCGCCTGA
- a CDS encoding HAD family hydrolase, with protein MEPGLALICDCDGVLIDSEAVAAAMLVRELEARWPDADVAPVVMPLLGLRIERVLQGTAAQLGKQFADGDIGAIRTKVEAAAVQAPTVDGIGEALAAIPLTKACASNSFRPYVEAALARTGLAKFFGGRLFCADSVERPKPAPDVYLAAARGLNVTPDACLVVEDSVTGVTAATAAGMTVIGFVGGGHASEHQVGALRAAGAQHVFDDMRLLPALVAEWTQHRTITQQ; from the coding sequence ATGGAACCCGGCCTCGCGCTGATCTGCGATTGCGACGGTGTGCTGATCGACAGCGAAGCCGTCGCGGCCGCGATGCTCGTGCGCGAACTCGAGGCGCGCTGGCCCGATGCCGATGTCGCGCCCGTCGTGATGCCGCTGCTCGGCCTGCGTATCGAGCGCGTGCTCCAAGGCACGGCCGCGCAACTGGGCAAGCAGTTCGCCGACGGCGATATCGGCGCGATTCGCACGAAGGTCGAAGCGGCGGCCGTGCAGGCGCCGACTGTCGACGGCATTGGTGAGGCGCTCGCGGCGATTCCGTTGACGAAGGCGTGCGCGAGCAACAGCTTTCGTCCGTATGTCGAAGCAGCGCTGGCGCGCACGGGGCTCGCGAAGTTTTTCGGTGGGCGGCTCTTCTGCGCGGATTCGGTCGAGCGGCCAAAGCCGGCGCCCGATGTCTATCTGGCGGCCGCGCGCGGCCTGAACGTGACGCCCGACGCGTGCCTCGTCGTCGAGGACAGCGTGACAGGCGTGACCGCGGCGACGGCGGCCGGCATGACGGTGATCGGCTTCGTCGGCGGCGGTCATGCGAGCGAACATCAGGTTGGCGCATTGCGCGCGGCCGGCGCGCAGCACGTATTCGACGATATGCGGCTACTGCCGGCGCTGGTCGCGGAGTGGACGCAACATCGCACCATCACGCAACAGTAG
- a CDS encoding carbohydrate ABC transporter permease, with translation MSQVAATPVTSATTTAPAASPLAVVRRSIPGILAWLISIALFFPIFWMTITAFKTEQQAYSSSLFFTPTLESFREVFARSNYFGFAWNSVLISVGVTIVCLLLAVPAAYAMAFFPSKRTQQTLLWMLSTKMMPSVGVLVPIYLLCKNSGLLDTVTGLIIVYTLINLPIAVWMAFTYFNEIPRDILEAGRIDGAATWQEIVYLLMPMALPGLASTALLLVILSWNEAFWSINLSSSNAAPLTVFIASYSSPEGLFWAKLSAASLLAVAPILIVGWLSQKQLVRGLTFGAVK, from the coding sequence ATGAGTCAAGTCGCTGCTACACCCGTTACGAGCGCAACGACGACCGCGCCGGCGGCATCGCCGCTGGCTGTCGTACGGCGCAGTATTCCCGGGATTCTCGCGTGGCTGATCTCGATCGCGCTGTTTTTCCCGATCTTCTGGATGACGATCACCGCGTTCAAGACCGAACAGCAGGCGTATTCGTCGTCGCTGTTTTTCACGCCGACGCTGGAGAGCTTCCGCGAGGTGTTCGCGCGCAGCAATTACTTCGGCTTCGCGTGGAACTCGGTGCTGATTTCCGTTGGCGTGACGATCGTGTGTCTACTCCTCGCGGTGCCGGCCGCATATGCGATGGCTTTTTTCCCGAGCAAGCGCACGCAGCAGACCTTGCTGTGGATGCTGTCGACGAAGATGATGCCGTCGGTCGGCGTGCTCGTGCCGATCTATCTGCTGTGTAAAAACAGCGGCCTGCTCGACACCGTGACGGGGCTCATCATCGTCTATACGCTGATCAACCTGCCGATTGCCGTGTGGATGGCGTTCACGTACTTCAACGAGATTCCGCGCGACATTCTCGAAGCCGGCCGTATCGACGGCGCCGCGACGTGGCAGGAAATCGTCTATCTGCTGATGCCGATGGCGTTGCCGGGGCTGGCGTCGACGGCGCTGCTGCTCGTCATTCTGTCGTGGAACGAAGCGTTCTGGAGCATCAACCTGTCGAGTTCGAACGCGGCGCCGCTGACGGTGTTCATCGCCTCGTATTCGAGCCCTGAGGGGTTGTTCTGGGCGAAGCTGTCCGCTGCGTCGCTGCTTGCGGTCGCGCCGATTCTGATCGTCGGCTGGCTGTCGCAGAAGCAGCTCGTGCGCGGCCTTACGTTCGGGGCGGTCAAGTGA
- a CDS encoding carbohydrate ABC transporter permease, which produces MPHLRLPLSHAEPQTEQERESRKAASARWLVSPSVAVLLLWMAIPLAMTIWFSFTRYNLLNPDEKGFAGFDNYHYLATDPSFWPSIVHTLQLIIAVLVITVVGGVLMAVLFDRKFYGQGIARLLAIAPFFVMPTVSALIWKNMILHPVYGLVADGMRAVGLTPIDWFATYPLTSVIIIVAWQWLPFAFLILFTAIQSLDQEQKEAAKIDGAGPFAMFFFITLPHLRRAIAVVVMMETIFLLSIFAEIYTTTGGGPGNATTNLSYLIYALGLQQFDVGLASAGGILAVVVANIVSFFLVKMLAKNLKGEYEK; this is translated from the coding sequence ATGCCTCATCTGCGCCTTCCTCTGTCGCACGCCGAACCCCAAACCGAACAGGAACGCGAGTCGCGCAAAGCTGCATCCGCGCGCTGGCTCGTATCGCCTTCTGTCGCAGTGTTGCTGCTGTGGATGGCGATTCCGCTCGCGATGACGATCTGGTTTTCGTTCACGCGCTACAACCTGCTGAACCCCGATGAAAAAGGGTTCGCCGGTTTCGATAACTACCACTACCTCGCCACCGACCCGTCGTTCTGGCCGTCGATCGTGCATACGCTGCAGCTGATCATCGCGGTGCTCGTGATCACGGTGGTGGGCGGCGTGCTGATGGCCGTGCTGTTCGACCGCAAGTTCTACGGGCAGGGCATCGCGCGCCTGCTTGCGATCGCGCCGTTCTTCGTGATGCCGACGGTCAGCGCGCTGATCTGGAAGAACATGATCTTGCACCCGGTGTACGGCCTCGTGGCCGATGGGATGCGCGCGGTCGGCCTGACGCCGATCGACTGGTTCGCGACTTATCCGTTGACGTCGGTGATCATCATCGTCGCGTGGCAGTGGCTGCCGTTCGCGTTTCTGATTCTGTTCACCGCGATCCAGTCGCTCGATCAGGAGCAGAAAGAAGCGGCGAAGATCGACGGCGCCGGACCGTTCGCGATGTTCTTCTTCATCACGCTGCCGCACTTGCGACGCGCGATCGCCGTGGTCGTGATGATGGAAACGATTTTCCTGCTGTCGATCTTCGCTGAAATCTATACGACGACCGGCGGCGGTCCCGGCAACGCCACGACCAACCTGTCGTACCTGATCTACGCACTGGGCCTGCAGCAGTTCGATGTCGGCCTCGCATCGGCGGGCGGCATTCTCGCGGTCGTCGTCGCGAACATCGTGTCGTTCTTCCTCGTGAAGATGCTCGCGAAGAACCTGAAAGGGGAGTACGAAAAATGA